The stretch of DNA GCGGCCGATGACGTTTGGCATGTTGGCAAACCAGGCCGCTGCCCGAAGGATCGAGCCGGGCCGATCGATTGACAAGTGGAAACTCTATCGCGCCCTGTGCGAGGCCAGGCCGCTGCTCGGCATTACCGATCGGGCGCTCTCTATCCTGAACGCCTTGCTGAGCTTTTATCCCAAGGGAGAGCTCTCCGAGGACAATGGCCTGGTCGTCTTTCCTTCGAATGCGCAGCTCTCTTTGCGCGCGCATGGAATGGCGGAGCAGACGATCCGCCGCCATCTGGCGGCGCTGATCGAGGCCGGATTGCTGATCCGCAAGGACAGCCCGAACGGCAAGCGTTACGCCCGCAAGGAGCAGGGCGGGGAGATCCGTGAGGCATTCGGCTTCTCGCTGGCGCCGCTGCTTGTGCGCGCTGACGAGATCGAGCGGCTGGCGGCGGAGGTGGCAGCCGAGCGATTGCAACTGCAGCGGCTCAAAGAGCGCCTGACGCTTTGCCGGCGCGACATCGCCAAGCTCATCGAGTTGGCCGTGGAAGAGGGGGCCTCTGGTGATTGGAGCGGGGTTCACCTGCATTTTCGAGGCGTCGTCGAACGGCTGCCGCGGTCGCCATCCTTCGAGAAGATCGCCGCCGCGCTCGACGAACTGGAACTGCTGCGCGAAGAAATCACCAATCAGTTGGAAATGCAGGTCAAAGCTCCAAATCAAAGCGGCAATGCCCGACATTCTGAGCGGCACATACAGAATTCAAATCCACACTGCATTACTGAACTTGAACCAAGCTTCGAAACGAAGCAGGGAGCAACGGCAGACGACCAATCGGAAGGTTGGGCCGAGCCGATGGCCAGAATAGCGACACATGAAGGGAAGGGCAGGCCCGTGCCGGCTGCAAGCTCAGCCTCGACTGCCGGCGGCGGGCTCAAATCGTTCCCGCTGGGCCTGGTGCTGCAGGCCTGCCCAGAGATCACTGCCTATGGACCGCAGGGCTCGGTGGGCACATGGCGCGATCTGATGGCGGCAGCTGTCGTCGTGCGCTCGATGCTCGGAGTGAGCCCCTCGGCCTATGAACAGGCCTGCGAGATCATGGGGCCTGAAAATGCGGCTACCGTCATAGCGTGTGTGCTTGAAAGGGCAGGGCACATCAATTCCGCCGGTGGTTACCTCCGTGA from Rhizobium sp. NLR16a encodes:
- the repC gene encoding plasmid replication protein RepC, yielding MESGSVTTPFGRRPMTFGMLANQAAARRIEPGRSIDKWKLYRALCEARPLLGITDRALSILNALLSFYPKGELSEDNGLVVFPSNAQLSLRAHGMAEQTIRRHLAALIEAGLLIRKDSPNGKRYARKEQGGEIREAFGFSLAPLLVRADEIERLAAEVAAERLQLQRLKERLTLCRRDIAKLIELAVEEGASGDWSGVHLHFRGVVERLPRSPSFEKIAAALDELELLREEITNQLEMQVKAPNQSGNARHSERHIQNSNPHCITELEPSFETKQGATADDQSEGWAEPMARIATHEGKGRPVPAASSASTAGGGLKSFPLGLVLQACPEITAYGPQGSVGTWRDLMAAAVVVRSMLGVSPSAYEQACEIMGPENAATVIACVLERAGHINSAGGYLRDLTRRAERGEFAIGPMLMALVRTNSPIRGKTG